The following are encoded in a window of Osmia bicornis bicornis chromosome 15, iOsmBic2.1, whole genome shotgun sequence genomic DNA:
- the LOC114878741 gene encoding mutS protein homolog 5-like isoform X1, translating into MADTNIVVAGVIASTSSTDGSSRIRRAIPSIPAIRSEFESLLSNSSDDEDSSLQGIDIPIQLQSKGINDNVNKPRLIETGIYEDEDEVCREIEFSLDRTVCWCSFVSQIILSIIWNKNRLGAAYYNVLTSELFVMEDTTDDVECFDAMKALYRQCMPRYVLTYAGVAGAFIVALKEMITGDTPNQASLSSYDSRRTAELKVMCRKEHNYERCSQRVRCLRLESEPKEASIADRLTFLNTILNFKCCTMIHALGSLLLFIDKHWNDIALVPSGRPSFVSLNFITLQDLVAIDEDTYEALNIVRAKDHPSLFKFGKTDSKTRGASLFTLLSRYCLSQPGVQFLWKALHHPTRNLDVLEERLNAIEFFLDLNNQNFMENLSSCLRHVYRLTNAILACCSGPQAKASNWYKLHKTVSHVICIGDICEDHAEKIPTFKRIAESVTTEMQYVKYFIEYIVDFGESRREGKLVVKPNVDPLLDELNHVRRTLPEVLTRMAEKDMREHLPPSVEGCNMLYLPNIGYVLAINKWNPTPPDDDVLFTDLEFKFTINDVRYYKSSSAKELDETVGDIFLKIAMRQNHIIQKLVRYVKKHTGSILRSIQLCAELDTLIAFHKVARDYNYVRPILIDSKILEVVEGRHPLLECDCTFAPNDIHSGNGKSLIKVITGPNSCGKSVYLKQVGLLLFMAHIGSYVPAKSATIGTIDRISTQLSYTESIGLNASSFLQNLRQINVALRASTSKSLVITDELDRNTSEISGSSLVAAVLNEFAEKGADCPHVFATTHAHGVLALLPRTSLIQVQTFEYTLNEDDSLAFLYRLTNGSSQRSFAHSAARVAELDEKVVKRSLEVCNSIVSRSTYFSSRAIEFVAGVREDQAGHVTIPGRSTLRNGKAYRGTVRIEHRLRFRRGEIVGTASRTSEIMSSTYF; encoded by the exons ATGGCGGATACGAACATTGTCGTTGCCGGTGTTATCGCTTCTACTTCATCGACCGATGGATCTTCTAGGATTCGTCGAGCCATACCATCGATTCCAGCAAT ACGCAGCGAATTCGAGTCATTGTTGTCCAACAGCAGCGACGACGAAGACAGTTCGTTGCAGGGAATTGATATTCCGATTCAATTACAATCGAAAGGCATCAACGATAATGTTAACAAACCCAGATTAATAGAGACGGGTATTTacgaagacgaagacgagGTTTGTagagaaattgaattttcactAGATCGCACGGTATGTTGGTGCTCGTTCGTTTCGCAGATCATTTTATCGATAATTTGGAACAAGAATCGGTTGGGTGCCGCGTATTACAATGTTCTCACGTCCGAATTGTTCGTGATGGAGGATACGACGGACGACGTCGAGTGTTTCGACGCGATGAAAGCTTTGTACAGGCAGTGTATGCCACGTTACGTACTCACGTACGCCGGTGTGGCTGGTGCGTTCATCGTCGCTCTGAAAGAGATGATAACAGGGGATACACCGAACCAAGCTTCGTTGAGTTCCTACGACTCGAGGCGCACCGCGGAATTGAAGGTAATGTGCAGGAAAGAGCACAATTACGAGCGATGCTCACAGAGAGTGCGTTGTTTGCGGCTGGAATCCGAACCTAAGGAGGCGAGTATCGCGGACAGGCTGACTTTCTTGAACACTATACTCAATTTTAAATGTTGCACCATGATTCACGCGCTGGGTTCGCTGTTGTTGTTCATCGACAAACACTGGAACGATATCGCCTTAGTTCCATCCGGAAGACCGTCCTTCGTCTCGCTTAATTTCATTACCCT TCAAGACCTGGTCGCGATAGACGAAGACACCTACGAAGCGTTGAACATCGTGCGAGCCAAGGATCATCCAAGTCTGTTCAAGTTTGGAAAAACGGACTCGAAAACGAGAGGCGCGAGCCTGTTCACCCTGCTCAGTCGTTATTGTCTCTCTCAACCAGGAGTGCAGTTTCTGTG GAAAGCGCTGCATCATCCGACGCGGAACTTGGACGTGTTGGAGGAGAGATTGAACGCGATCGAATTCTTCTTGGACCTTAACAACCAAAACTTCATGGAGAACCTGTCGAGTTGCTTGAGGCACGTGTACCGTTTGACCAACGCTATACTCGCCTGTTGTTCCGGGCCTCAAGCGAAAGCCTCCAATTGGTATAAATTGCACAAG ACCGTATCACACGTAATTTGCATCGGCGACATATGCGAGGATCACGCCGAAAAGATTCCAACGTTCAAGCGAATCGCTGAGAGCGTCACTACCGAGATGCAATACGTCAAGTACTTTATCGAGTACATAGTGGATTTCGGCGAGAGCAGGCGAGAAGGGAAACTCGTGGTGAAACCGAACGTCGATCCTTTGCTGGACGAAC TGAATCACGTACGACGCACTTTGCCCGAGGTGCTCACCCGGATGGCAGAGAAAGACATGCGGGAACATCTTCCTCCTTCGGTCGAAGGCTGCAACATGCTATACTTGCCAAATATCGGTTACGTGCTGGCGATAAACAAGTGGAATCCGACTCCACCGGACGACGACGTTCTCTTCACCGATTTGGAATTCAAATTCACCATCAACGACGTGCGGTATTACAAAAGCTCTTCGGCCAAAG AGCTGGACGAAACGGTGGGCGATATCTTTCTGAAGATCGCCATGCGACAAAATCATATCATACAAAAGTTGGTGCGATATGTAAAGAAACATACCGGGTCGATCTTGCGCTCGATTCAATTGTGCGCCGAACTGGACAC GTTGATCGCGTTCCACAAAGTGGCGCGCGATTACAATTACGTGAGACCGATTTTAATCGACTCAAAGATATTGGAGGTAGTAGAGGGACGACACCCGTTGTTGGAGTGCGATTGCACCTTCGCGCCGAATGATATCCATTCGGGAAACGGGAAGAGTTTGATCAAAGTCATAACAGGGCCGAATTCGTGCGGCAAGAGCGTGTATCTGAAACAGGTAGGGCTCTTGTTATTCATGGCGCACATAGGCTCTTACGTGCCAGCCAAATCGGCCACCATCGGCACGATCGATCGTATCTCGACTCAGCTGTCTTACACGGAGAGCATCGGCTTGAACGCTAGCTCGTTCCTGCAAAATCTTCGACAG ATCAACGTTGCTCTTCGCGCATCTACAAGCAAGTCCCTCGTGATAACGGACGAATTGGACAGGAATACGTCGGAAATTAGTGGATCGTCGCTGGTCGCGGCCGTGCTGAACGAGTTTGCGGAAAAAGGCGCCGATTGTCCCCACGTGTTTGCCACGACGCACGCACACGGCGTACTCGCGTTGCTTCCCCGAACATCATTGATCCAGGTTCAG ACCTTTGAATACACATTGAACGAGGACGACAGTTTGGCCTTTCTTTATCGGTTAACCAACGGAAGTAGCCAGCGCAGCTTCGCGCATTCTGCCGCGAGAGTCGCGGAATTGGACGAAAAGGTCGTAAAGCGAAGCCTCGAGGTATGTAATTCCATTGTTTCCCGCTCTACTTATTTTTCAAGTCGTGCGATTGAATTCGTTGCAGGTGTACGAGAAGATCAAGCAGGACACGTTACCATCCCCGGTCGATCAACGCTTCGAAAC GGTAAAGCGTATCGTGGAACTGTTCGAATCGAGCACAGACTTAGATTTAGACGAGGTGAAATCGTTGGTACGGCAAGCCGTACATCCGAAATAATGTCAAGTACCTACTTTTAA
- the LOC114878741 gene encoding mutS protein homolog 5-like isoform X2 — protein sequence MADTNIVVAGVIASTSSTDGSSRIRRAIPSIPAIRSEFESLLSNSSDDEDSSLQGIDIPIQLQSKGINDNVNKPRLIETGIYEDEDEIILSIIWNKNRLGAAYYNVLTSELFVMEDTTDDVECFDAMKALYRQCMPRYVLTYAGVAGAFIVALKEMITGDTPNQASLSSYDSRRTAELKVMCRKEHNYERCSQRVRCLRLESEPKEASIADRLTFLNTILNFKCCTMIHALGSLLLFIDKHWNDIALVPSGRPSFVSLNFITLQDLVAIDEDTYEALNIVRAKDHPSLFKFGKTDSKTRGASLFTLLSRYCLSQPGVQFLWKALHHPTRNLDVLEERLNAIEFFLDLNNQNFMENLSSCLRHVYRLTNAILACCSGPQAKASNWYKLHKTVSHVICIGDICEDHAEKIPTFKRIAESVTTEMQYVKYFIEYIVDFGESRREGKLVVKPNVDPLLDELNHVRRTLPEVLTRMAEKDMREHLPPSVEGCNMLYLPNIGYVLAINKWNPTPPDDDVLFTDLEFKFTINDVRYYKSSSAKELDETVGDIFLKIAMRQNHIIQKLVRYVKKHTGSILRSIQLCAELDTLIAFHKVARDYNYVRPILIDSKILEVVEGRHPLLECDCTFAPNDIHSGNGKSLIKVITGPNSCGKSVYLKQVGLLLFMAHIGSYVPAKSATIGTIDRISTQLSYTESIGLNASSFLQNLRQINVALRASTSKSLVITDELDRNTSEISGSSLVAAVLNEFAEKGADCPHVFATTHAHGVLALLPRTSLIQVQTFEYTLNEDDSLAFLYRLTNGSSQRSFAHSAARVAELDEKVVKRSLEVYEKIKQDTLPSPVDQRFETVKRIVELFESSTDLDLDEVKSLVRQAVHPK from the exons ATGGCGGATACGAACATTGTCGTTGCCGGTGTTATCGCTTCTACTTCATCGACCGATGGATCTTCTAGGATTCGTCGAGCCATACCATCGATTCCAGCAAT ACGCAGCGAATTCGAGTCATTGTTGTCCAACAGCAGCGACGACGAAGACAGTTCGTTGCAGGGAATTGATATTCCGATTCAATTACAATCGAAAGGCATCAACGATAATGTTAACAAACCCAGATTAATAGAGACGGGTATTTacgaagacgaagacgag ATCATTTTATCGATAATTTGGAACAAGAATCGGTTGGGTGCCGCGTATTACAATGTTCTCACGTCCGAATTGTTCGTGATGGAGGATACGACGGACGACGTCGAGTGTTTCGACGCGATGAAAGCTTTGTACAGGCAGTGTATGCCACGTTACGTACTCACGTACGCCGGTGTGGCTGGTGCGTTCATCGTCGCTCTGAAAGAGATGATAACAGGGGATACACCGAACCAAGCTTCGTTGAGTTCCTACGACTCGAGGCGCACCGCGGAATTGAAGGTAATGTGCAGGAAAGAGCACAATTACGAGCGATGCTCACAGAGAGTGCGTTGTTTGCGGCTGGAATCCGAACCTAAGGAGGCGAGTATCGCGGACAGGCTGACTTTCTTGAACACTATACTCAATTTTAAATGTTGCACCATGATTCACGCGCTGGGTTCGCTGTTGTTGTTCATCGACAAACACTGGAACGATATCGCCTTAGTTCCATCCGGAAGACCGTCCTTCGTCTCGCTTAATTTCATTACCCT TCAAGACCTGGTCGCGATAGACGAAGACACCTACGAAGCGTTGAACATCGTGCGAGCCAAGGATCATCCAAGTCTGTTCAAGTTTGGAAAAACGGACTCGAAAACGAGAGGCGCGAGCCTGTTCACCCTGCTCAGTCGTTATTGTCTCTCTCAACCAGGAGTGCAGTTTCTGTG GAAAGCGCTGCATCATCCGACGCGGAACTTGGACGTGTTGGAGGAGAGATTGAACGCGATCGAATTCTTCTTGGACCTTAACAACCAAAACTTCATGGAGAACCTGTCGAGTTGCTTGAGGCACGTGTACCGTTTGACCAACGCTATACTCGCCTGTTGTTCCGGGCCTCAAGCGAAAGCCTCCAATTGGTATAAATTGCACAAG ACCGTATCACACGTAATTTGCATCGGCGACATATGCGAGGATCACGCCGAAAAGATTCCAACGTTCAAGCGAATCGCTGAGAGCGTCACTACCGAGATGCAATACGTCAAGTACTTTATCGAGTACATAGTGGATTTCGGCGAGAGCAGGCGAGAAGGGAAACTCGTGGTGAAACCGAACGTCGATCCTTTGCTGGACGAAC TGAATCACGTACGACGCACTTTGCCCGAGGTGCTCACCCGGATGGCAGAGAAAGACATGCGGGAACATCTTCCTCCTTCGGTCGAAGGCTGCAACATGCTATACTTGCCAAATATCGGTTACGTGCTGGCGATAAACAAGTGGAATCCGACTCCACCGGACGACGACGTTCTCTTCACCGATTTGGAATTCAAATTCACCATCAACGACGTGCGGTATTACAAAAGCTCTTCGGCCAAAG AGCTGGACGAAACGGTGGGCGATATCTTTCTGAAGATCGCCATGCGACAAAATCATATCATACAAAAGTTGGTGCGATATGTAAAGAAACATACCGGGTCGATCTTGCGCTCGATTCAATTGTGCGCCGAACTGGACAC GTTGATCGCGTTCCACAAAGTGGCGCGCGATTACAATTACGTGAGACCGATTTTAATCGACTCAAAGATATTGGAGGTAGTAGAGGGACGACACCCGTTGTTGGAGTGCGATTGCACCTTCGCGCCGAATGATATCCATTCGGGAAACGGGAAGAGTTTGATCAAAGTCATAACAGGGCCGAATTCGTGCGGCAAGAGCGTGTATCTGAAACAGGTAGGGCTCTTGTTATTCATGGCGCACATAGGCTCTTACGTGCCAGCCAAATCGGCCACCATCGGCACGATCGATCGTATCTCGACTCAGCTGTCTTACACGGAGAGCATCGGCTTGAACGCTAGCTCGTTCCTGCAAAATCTTCGACAG ATCAACGTTGCTCTTCGCGCATCTACAAGCAAGTCCCTCGTGATAACGGACGAATTGGACAGGAATACGTCGGAAATTAGTGGATCGTCGCTGGTCGCGGCCGTGCTGAACGAGTTTGCGGAAAAAGGCGCCGATTGTCCCCACGTGTTTGCCACGACGCACGCACACGGCGTACTCGCGTTGCTTCCCCGAACATCATTGATCCAGGTTCAG ACCTTTGAATACACATTGAACGAGGACGACAGTTTGGCCTTTCTTTATCGGTTAACCAACGGAAGTAGCCAGCGCAGCTTCGCGCATTCTGCCGCGAGAGTCGCGGAATTGGACGAAAAGGTCGTAAAGCGAAGCCTCGAG GTGTACGAGAAGATCAAGCAGGACACGTTACCATCCCCGGTCGATCAACGCTTCGAAAC GGTAAAGCGTATCGTGGAACTGTTCGAATCGAGCACAGACTTAGATTTAGACGAGGTGAAATCGTTGGTACGGCAAGCCGTACATCCGAAATAA